Genomic window (Actinomycetota bacterium):
GCTCCCGCCACACCCACCCGTCCCGCCCCCCTCGACCAGGTTGGGCAGGGCGGGACGGGTGGGTGTGGCGGGAGCCGATATCCGTATGCACAGGTCGGCGTCTGGGTCGGCGTACGCGAGACGGGCTGCGTCCACGGTCGCGGTCCCGAGCACGCGTCCGGACGGGGCCGTGAAACGCCGGCCGACCAGCCCTCCCACCCCCACCTCCACGGCGCTGCGGTCGAGGCCGTCGGGGAGAGGGGTCCGGACCATGACCGACGAGATGAGGCCGGTCCGGGCGTCCGCGGCGCCGGACGCATGGTCGTACGGGGCCCCGGCGTCCTGGGCGCGGGCCGCCGGAGCGGTGAGGGCGAGCAGGCCGGCCACGGCGGCCGCGGCTCGCACCCTCAGGGCGATGCCGGTCCCGGTGTCCCTCCGACGCACGGCGGCCTAGCGCTCGTAGCGCGCCGTGTACGACCCGTGGGCGGTCCCGCCCGAGACACCGACGCAGAACCCATCGACATCGAACGTGCCGGACATGCCCTCGGATATCCCCGTGCCCCGTGTCCTCGGTCAGGCCCGCTCGCGCACCACCTGGGCTAGCAGGGTCGGGCGGTCGGTCATGATCCCGTCGACGCCGATGTCCAGGAGCCACTCCATCGTCGGACGGTCGTTGACGGTCCATACATGGACGACGAACCCGTTCGCGTGCGCCTTCCGCACGAACTCACCGCCGCGGTCTACCACCTCGATCCCCGCGAAGTTCAAGGGCACCTGCAGCGCGTGGTACCTCGGGTTGGGAGCGCCCGGGAGCGGTCCGCGGATGCTCGCCCAGAAGGCGGCCGTCTGTCCGGTCGCCGTAGCCGTCGACACGTCCGGTGCCGCGAGCTTGAACGCCTCGAGGTGGCTGTCCACGAAGCTGGCCACGACGACGTCGCGGGCCCGGCCCGTCTCCCTCAGGATGTCCGCGACGGTCTGGTGATAGGGCGCCGTCTCGGGGGCGCCGCTCTTGATCTCGAGGGTGAACGGGACGTCGGGGAACCGCGTCAGGAGCTCGCGCAGCGTCGGGACGCGGAAGTCGTCCGGGGTGAAGCCGGCCGGCGGAGGAACGGCTCCCGTGGCGATGCCCCGGTACGGGAAGGTCCCATCGGGCGCCCGGAAGTCGTGCCCGGCGTCGAGCGTCCTGATCTGGGCCAGGGTCATGGAGTCGACGCGTCCGGACCCGTCCGTCGTCCGGTCGACCGTTGCGTCGTGCATGGCGATCACCTCGCCGTCGGACGTGGCGTGCAGGTCGGCCTCGAGCATGTCCGTGCCCGCCTCGAGCGCCTTCGCGTACGTGAAGAGCGTCTCCTCGGGACCCTCGGAGGCGCCGCCTCGGTGGGCGATGTTGAGGAACGGGAGGCCGGCCCAAGGGTTGTCGGGCGACTGCGCGGCCGATGGCACGGCGGGCGCGGCGACCAGCGTGACCAGCGCGAGGACGACGAGGTGTCTGTGCGAGCGCAAGCTTCTCCTCCCAGGGTGTCGCCCGCGACGTTCGACATCGGCGGGAGCGGGTCCTGCCCGGGTGGGGCTCCCGGGTCGGGCGTCCACCCGTCCACCTGTCCACCGCGGGGCCTCGACGGAGCCATGCCTGGTACCGTCTCCCCGACGGACAGGGAGGGTGCCCATGCGCAGGCTGAAGATGGTCCTCGCGCTCGCCGCGCTCGTGATCGGGAGCGCGTTCGCGGCTCCCGCGGCGTCCGCGGGCGGGTTCTGCGGACCCGAGGACGGATGCTCACCGTGCAGCGGCGAGATCGTCATCGACGGCAAGAACACGAGGATCGAGTTCCACCAGTGCTGACCTGAGTCGCGGGCGCCGCGCAGCGGCGCCCGCGCAGGTCCCCCCGCACCCCCCGGTACCCTGGCTCCCGTGCGCATCCGGACGGCCAGCCACCTGTACGGGGAGACCATCCTCCGCAACGACTTCCCGGCCGAGTACGCCGAGCTCACCGCCGCCCTGACCGGGTGCGAGCTCCCGCTGCGCCCGTCCGGACCGTTCACCGAGCGCGGGCGTCCCCAGACGCCGAAGCGCCAGCGCCGCCGCGTCCGGGGCGTGGACGGGTACGCCCTCTTCCCGATCGACCAGGCCGCGCTGAACCAGCGGTTCGACGACGTCCTGCGGGAGGCGGGCTGGAGCAGGCAGCCGTTCGTCGTCCAGCAGCCGGCAGGATCCGTCCTCGACAAGTACCTGAAGGGCGACTTCTCGAAGCACCGGGTCTTCGTCGAGGTCGAGTTCGGCAACGCGGCCAGCCTCTACCGCGACCTGTTCAAGTTCCAGATCGCCGGACGCTCCGGCGTAGGCGAGGTCGGCGTCCTCGTCGTCGCCACCGCCGACCTGGCCAAGTTCTTCGACTCGGGCGTGGCCACGTTCGAGCAGGCGGTCAGCCTCCTGCCCTACATGCGCATCGGCATCCAGCTCCCCATCTGGGTGGTGGGGCTCGACGTCGACGACTGGGCTCCCATACGCGCCCGTTACGACGAGATGCAGGCGGAGGCCTCCGCGCACGGGATCCGCTGTCACCCCTTCGACTTCATCCATTCGATCGCGCCCGAGGAGCTGTTCGCGGAGTACCTGTGGGAGCCGGATCCCGAGGCTTGAGCTCGCGGACCTTCTTCGTCCGGACGCTGCTGCGTTGGGGACGACGCAACCGGCGTGACTTCCCGTGGCGCAGCGACACGGACCCGTTCCGCGTGCTCGTCGCGGAGATACTCCTCCAGCGGTCCAGGGCAGGCACGGTCGCGAAGGTGTACGAGGCGCTCTTCGCGCGCTGGCCGACCCCGGAGACGCTCGCGGGAGCCGACCCGGACGAGATCCGGACGGTGATCCGCCCGCTCGGACTGGTCAGTCGGGCCGTCCGCCTGCGTGATCTCGCGGCGGTAGTGGCTGAGGGGGGAGTGCCCCGATCTCCGGAGGATCTCCAGCGGCTCCCAGGCGTGGGGGCGTACGCGGCCCGGGCGACGGCAGCCGTCGCGTTCGGACGCCGCACCGCCGTCGTCGACGGCGTCAGCGCCCGCGTATACCGCCGCTACTTCGGGGCCGAGGCCGTGCTCGCCCCCACCGCCGACCCGGCGCTGTGGCGCCTGGTGGAGGAGGTGACGCCGAACGCGGCGGTGCGGGAGTGGAACTGGGCGGTGCTCGACCACGCGTCCGCGATCTGCACGCCGAAGGTGCCCCGCTGCGGACTGTGTCCGCTCGAGCCCCGCTGCGCGTACGCGGTGTCCGGGGGCCGCCGCGCGGAGTAGGACGCCCGGGCACCGACGACCAGAACCCGCCAACCGTGCGCCGCAGACGTGGATACGGCGCACGGAGGTCGCCTTCTGGGTCGCATACGACCAGAACCCGCCGCTCGTGTCCGGATGGACAGCCACAGGATCACCGATGGTGTCTCATGGCCGGGGGAGGGGCCCGCGGCCCCCGCGTAGGTCAGCGCAGTCCGGTGTCGGGCTCGGTGGCCAGCACCCGTCCGATGCGTTCCACGAGTCCGACGACGAGCGCGTTGCCCATGCAGAAGGCGCGGCGTCCCTCCGGCATGCCGGTGCCCGTCCAGCCGTCCGGGAAGCCGTTCAGCCGCTCGAGCTCGACGGGGGTGAGACGGCGCAGGCGGCCGTCCGGGGTCTGGACGACGTGCTTGAAGCGCGAGGGCGTCCGGCCTCCCTCGCCGGTGAGGATCGTGCGACTCGGCCTGTCCAGGGGGTCGGGGAACGGGACGGCTCCCTCGCTGTAGTGGTAGGTGTAGCCGCTGGCGTGCGTGCGCCGCTCCCGCTTGGCTCCCTTCAGGTAGCGCCACGCCTTCAGCTCGCGCCGCGGGATGTAGAAGCGGGCCGGGACGTCGTCGTCGAGGACGTCCCCGAGGACGGAGAACGGGCCCTCGTGGTCGGGACGCACGTCCATCGTCCACACCTTCCGGTCCCAGACGGCGCCCGCGGACCGGAACGGCGTGTGACGGAGGCCGCGCCCGAACGTCTCCGAGAGCTCGTAGACGTCGCCGTCGATCGAGAGCGCGGGGCCGCCGACCCACTCCTCGGGCCGAACCGGGAACGCCCGGGCCAGGACCCCGTCGGACAGGATCAGCCGGTCCCCCGACCCGGCGACGGACGAGGCCAGCCTGGCGCAGACGAACACACGCCGGCGCCGCTGCGGGAACCCGTACTCGGCCGCGTTCACGACTCGCCACTCCACGACGTACCCGAGGTCGGACAGGCAGGCGAGCATCACGGCGAAGTCGCGTCCCCGCTGGGAGGCGGGGGATTTCAGGAGCCGGTCGACGTTCTCGAGCAGGACGATCCGGGGCCGCTTGAGGGCGAGGAAACGGTGGATCTCCCACCACAGGACCCCCTTCTTCCCGCGGAGCCCGAGCGCCTGGGGGAGCGGCTTCGAGACGCTGTAGTCCTGGCACGGGAAGCCTCCGCACAGCAGGTCCACGTCGGGGATCTCGGCCTCCCCCGCCTCCGCCCGGTCGAGGACGACCGCGATGTCGTCGCAGACGTGGCCGTCCGGGCCGAAGCGGGAGACGTAGCAGTCGGACGCGTGCTGCCTCTTCGTCGACGGCTCCCACTGGTTGGACCAGACCGTCTCCCACCCGGCGCGCTCCAGGCCCAGGCGGAACCCGCCCACGCCGGCGAACAGCTCGGCGACCGTCCCCGGCCCGCTCTCGGATCTCATGATCGTGATCCAGAAGGTAGCAGCGGGCACGGACGGACCGCGCCCCACCGGACCGACGGGAGCGGGCCCGGACCCGCTCTGACATCGGTGCCGTGTCACACTCGCCCCGGACGGATGCCCGACCGCTGGGTAGGAGGACGATGCCGCCGTTCAAGGACCAGGTCTCTCGCGCGTCGGTCCGGCGGCTCGCCGGGGTGCTCGCCGGCGGCGACCCCGGGTTCGGCTCCCGGCGATTCGTCCAGGAGGTCTCCCGCGGCCTGGACGAGCTCGAGCTGAAGGCGAGGATCGCGCACATCGCTGCCGCGCTCACGCGTCACCTCCCCGCCGACTTCGAAGCGGCGGCCGCGCTCGTGCTGCGGACCGTGCCCGGCTCGGACCTGGACATGTGGGAGGCCTGGCCGGTGATGGACTGGGTCGCCCACGCCGGCATCGACGCCCCCTCCACGGCCCTCGAGGTGATCGGCGCGGTCACGCCGAGGGCGTCAGGCGAGTTCGCCGTCCGACCGTTCATCGACCGCTACCCCGATCTCGCGTTCCGGACGATGGAGCGATGGACCGAGGATCACGACGAGGAGGTGCGGCGCCTCGTCTCCGAGGGGAGCCGTCCGCGCCTCCCGTGGGCGCCGCGCGTCCCGTTGCTCGACGCGCAGCCGACCTGGGCGGTACCTCTGCTCGACCGGCTGAGGGACGATCCGTCGCCCTATGTCCGCCGCTCGGTGGCCAACCATCTCAACGACCTGTCCAAGGCCGACCCGGGGGCCGCGCTCGAGGTGGCGCGACGCTGGTCGGTCGAGGGGGGCACCCACGCGGCCGCGGTCCTGCGCCACGGCCTGCGCACGCTCGTGAAGGCGGGTGATCCGCACGCCCTGGCGCTCGTGGGAGCCGACGCCGAGGCCCCCGTCGAGGTCCACGACTTCACGGTGGTGACCCCGACGGTCAGGCTGGGGGACGCGCTCGAGTGGCGGTGCGTCCTCACGACGCGCCACGACGATCCGGTCACGGCGCTCGTCGACTACGTCGTGCATTTCGCGGGCGCCCGTGGGGCTCCCAGACGCAAGGTGTTCAAGCTCAAGAGGGTGCGGTTGGAGCGAGGCCGCACCGTCGAGATCGTGCGCCGCCACCCGCTCGTGCCAGTGACGACGCGCCGCTACTACCCGGGGAGGCACCGGGTGGAGGTCCAGGTGAACGGTCGCGTCCTGGCCGGCGGCGACTTCGACCTCGTCCTCGATCAGCCGGTCGCCAGCGATCTTGCGCCGGGGGAGTCGATCCTGCAGGAGAACGCGCCACCCGACGACACCCCCCCGGGCGAATCCACCAGCAGCTGGTCGTCGTAGCGGCACCCGAGTCGTACCAGCTCAGCCCGGCGCCGTAGGGGGAGGGGGTCCGCTTGAGCTCGAGCACGGCTTCGACGAAGGCCTTCCTCTCGGCCGGGCTGAGCCGGGTGACGCTCTTGCGCAGGCGAGCGGGTTCGGCGGCTCCCGCAGGAACGGGGATCGACCCCATCGCCGAGCCCAACAGGACCAGTGAGACCACGATCCTGACCATCGCCTTCATGGCGCCCCCCTCTCCGGAACCGTCGCGATCGGGAACAGCCTCCCGGCAGCGCCCGGGTGGTACATGAGTCATATGACTCAAGTACGGGCAGGTGTGCGAGGGAGACTGGTCCCAGGTGAACGCTGAAGCACGGGCGAGGGGCACGATGAGCTTCCTAGTGGTGGAGCCCGACCCGTCGGCTCCTCCCGGGAGGCGGGCGACGCACTCTCCCGACTATCCGCGCGTCGTCGCGGCCGCCGTCTCCGCTCGGGGAGGTCGGGTGACGGGCTGCACCGATGGGTCCGAGCGGCGCTGGGTGGGGGCCTTCACGGGAGCCGCTGACGCGGTCGCCGCCGCCCTCGAGCTCCACGTCACGCTGCGCGCGATCGACGCGGCCGCCGCGATGGCGCTCGACGCGGGCGATGTGGAAGTGGACGTCGACGGGGGGTACCGCGGTCGCGCGTTGGACCGCTGCCTCGTCCTCGCGCATCAGACGCGCGCCGGCCACATAGTCGCGTCAGCTTCGGTGGCCGCGCTCACCTCCGACCGGTTCGAGTACAAGGACCTCGGACCTCACAGGCTCTGGGAGGGACAACCGGAGCGCGTGTTCCAGTTGCTGCATCCGGACATGGACGAAGCCGACCCGCTGGACCGGACCGGCAGCCGCACCCCGACGAACCTCCCCACGCAGGCCACGTCGTTCGTCGGTCGCGACGACGAGCTCCGCCGCATCCGCGGACTGCTGGGGTCGGCCAGGCTCATCACGCTGCTCGGCCCGGGTGGGTCCGGGAAGACGAGGCTGGCCGTGCGCGCCGCCACGGAAGCGGCGCCCTCCCACCCCGACGGCGTCTGGTTCGTGGACCTGTCCGGGGTCGCGCCGGGCGAGGACCCCGCGCAAGCCGTGGCCTCGACCCTGGGGTTGCGGGGGGTGGCCGGTCTGCAACCGATGGACCGGCTCGTCGCCCATCTCGAGCACCTCCGCTGCCTGATCATCTTGGACAACTGCGAACAGGTCGTGGAGGCGAGCGCGGAGGTCGCGGGCGGCCTGGCCGAGCGGTGTCCCGGGGTGACCGTGATGGCCACGAGTCGAGCGGCGCTGGACCTCCCAGGCGGACACGTGCTGAGGGTTCCGCCGCTCCAGGTTCCTGCGCCGGGGGAGCCCATCGAGCGCGCCGAAGCGGTGCGCCTCTTCTGCGACCGGGCGAGCTCCGTCCGCGACGGGTTCCGCTTGTCGAACGCGAACGCCGCAGCGGTGGCCGAGATATGTCGCCGCCTCGACGGGATACCGCTCGCGATCGAGCTCGCGGCAGGACGCGTCAACACGCTTTCCCCGGACCAGATCGCCGCCGGGCTCGACGACCGCTTCAAGCTGTTGGCGGCCGGTGCCCCCGCATCGCGGCAACGCACCCTCGAAGGATCCGTGGAGTGGAGCTACTCGCTCCTCGACGACCAAGAGAAGGGGGTCCTCCGCCGAACCAGCGTCTTCGCAGGAGGCTTCGCCCTGCGGGAGGCGGAGCGGGTCTGCGCGGCCGAGGGGTTCCCACCGTCGCAGGTCCTGGACGTGATCGCCCGACTCGTCGACCGTTCGCTCATCGCTTCCGAGGAGGCACCGGACGGCTACCGCTACCGCCTGCTCGAGACGATCAGGGAGTTCGCGCAGGCGCGCCTGATGGAGGCCGGGGATGCCGACGCCTGCCGTCGTGAGCATGCCGAGACCTACGTCGAACTGGCGTCGAGGCTCCTCGATCTGTCGGGGTCGGACCCGGACGCGGCCATCGCTGCCGCTCGTACCGAGATCCCCAACCTGGTCGCGGCCTACGAGTGGTGCATCGACGAGCGAGCTCCCGGGGATGCGCTCAGGATCGCCTGTCTCCTAGCCTTCGCGCTGAGCAGGTCGGCTGCGCAGAGATCGATCGAACTCGTGCGCCGCGCGCTGGCCGCCGCACCGGACGCCCCGATGCTCCTGCGCGCCGTGGGCCACCTGGCGCTCGGTCACTCGATCGCGGACACGACGGACTTCGCCGAGGCCTTGCGCGTGTGGGACGAAGGGCGGGCGCTGGCTCGGTCGGCAGGCGCCCCCCAACTGGCCGCCGCCATCGCGGCCCAGAGCGCTCACCTGAGGGTCCTGATCGACCCGCTGGCGGCGCGGGAGGCTGCCACTCAGGCGGTCAAGGAGGCTGAAGCCGCCGGCGCGCACATGGCCCTCGAGTCCGCGCTGATCGCCTGGAGCACCTACGAGTCATTCTTCGGGAGCCCGGTCCTCGCTCACCAGTTGAATCGACGAGCCCTCGAAGAGGAAGCCGGCCGCGGTAGCGCGGGCGAGGCTCTGGCGGCGGAGTGCTGGAGGCGGCTCGCCTTCGTCGATGGTGTGACGGAGGTTCCACCGATGGTGCGGCAGAGGAGGGAGACCACCGATCGGATCCCAGCGAGCCGTGCTTCGGCCGACCTCTTCGAGGCCTGGGCGGCCGAGATCCTCGGGGAGGTCGCCGAGGCCCGAGCTCTGTGGGCGCGTGCCGTCAGGTCCTGCCCGGACGGGTACCTCATGTCCCTCACGCTGCTGAGGGCGGGCCGTTTCGCGCTGGGTGACGGACGGCTCGAGACCGGCATCGAGCTCCTCCTGCGGGCGGAGGAGGTCGCCCCGAAGCAACGCGTCCCGGTCACCGCGGCGCTCATGACCGGGGTGGCCCTCGCCGCGATGGCCTCGGGCGACGCGGCCTCCGCGCGGGCGCAGCTCGAGCGAGCCATCGACTACGCCCGCCGGCAGCGTCTGCGCCAGGAGCTGGGGGAGGCGCTGCTCGAACTCGGCCGTCTCGACCTCAGCGAGGGGGATCCGCTCGCGGCGCAGCGCAGCCTGCGGGAGGCGGCCTCCGTCGCGGCCACGATCGGTGACAACGGCGTCGGGGTCCAGGCGCTCGAGGCGCTCGCCCGGGCGGCGTCCGCCGAGGATCGGCCTGGGGACGCGGTGCGCTTGCTCGGGGCGGCGAACGCCGCGAGGAGTGCCCTCGGCTACGCGCCGATGCCCGATCGTGCGGCAGAGATCGAAGCGTGCATCGCGCTCACGCGGGGAGCGCTGGGGGACGAGGCGTTCGAGCGGGCCTGGACGCATGGCAGCTCGACGCCGCTCGAGGACGTGCTGGCGTCGGAAGCCCGGGGTCGCGGCCCCCGAGGGCGTCCCGCCTCGGGCTGGGACAGCCTCACCCCCGCTGAGCTCGCCGTGGTACGTCAGGCTGCCCACGGACGTTCGAACAAGGAGATCGGCGCGATCCTCCACCTCTCGCCCCGGACCGTGCAGAACCACCTGTCCCGGGTCTTCGGCAAGCTCGGCATCTCATCGCGCGCGGAGCTGGCCGCCCTGGCTGCGACGCGTCATCTGCCGGGCGAAGACTGAAGCCCACACCCAGTCCGTCGAGGGGTCAGGAACGGGCTACGCCTGGGGCGGCGTGGCGTCGTCCCAGGACGTCACCCGGTAGCCCCGGACGCCCGCCCCGAGCATGACCGCACGCGCGGCGAGCCTCACGTCGTCGGGCGACATCCGCTCCGGGTTCGACCGGATCGTCGGCAGCAGGTCCTTCGACTCGATGACCCGGACCTGGCCGAACTTCATCGGCCCTCTCTCCAGCTCGGTGGCCGTCAGGACGACGAGCGCGTTCACCCACGGTGTCAGCCCGGTGTGCGCGATGCGCTTCTTCACCTCGAACGCCTCGCCGAGAGCCTGCTTCAGGGTCCCGCGCTCGTCGGTGCCGCTGCGCATGAAGGTCCCACCCGGGCCTGCGTAGACACGGCCCGTCCATGCCTTCGTCTCGATCGCCCACACCCCCGTCGGACCGACGACGACATGGTCGAGGTTGCCGTGTCCGGTGTCGATGTCGTGCAGGATGCGATAGCCCTCCGGCTCGAGCTCGGACAGAAGGCGGCCGACCGCTTCCTCCCCGCGCGCCCCCTTCAGCCACGGCATGAGGAGTTGCATCGTGTCCTCACGATCGGTCCAGACGGCGAGCGCGAACACGGGCAGCGACATCCACCAGGAGGTGAGCGGCAACAGGTGCAGGGCGATGGCTGCTGCCAACCAGATCCCGAAGCCGACGAGCGCGAGACGACGCGCGCGCGTCTGGACGACCGACCGTGCGAACCCCCCTGCTGTGCCGAACGTAGGCATCGCGCTCCCCCCGATCCCCGTCGCTTCTCCCTCGAGCATACGCGATCGCGAAGCGCGGAAGCGCGTCGCGCATCAGCTGTCTCCGCGAGGATATGCGTCGAGGGTCCGCCGGTCGAGCGCGAGATAATTTCACTCCGCCCGAGGCGAGAAATGGACGCCGCACGACCGATGGCTCCGGGCGCAAGACACCTTAGTCAACATCGTTTACAATGAGTCCTCCCCACCCCCCGGACCGGAGGTCTCCCATGGGCATCCAGCAGCGCGTCGTGAAGCAGACGATCACCGAATACGTGTGCGACCTGTGCAAGAAAGTCGTGCGCGACAAGGACGCTACGGTCGGCAACCTGTCGGTGAAGCCGGCCGGCGCCCGCGGACGGCCTCGGCAGATAGATGTCGTCTTCCACCCGCAGTGCCTCTCGCGGATCGCCGACGGCGGCCGTCCCCGGGCCGCGAAGAAGCCGGCCGGGCGAAAGAAGGGAGCCGCGCGCAAGGCCGGCGCGAAGAAGCGGGCTTCCGCGGGTTCGAAGAGCTAAAGCCCTACGAGGCCCGGCCGACGGGCCGCGTTTTCAGTTACCCGCGGATCGCTTCGAGGATGGCTCTGACGTGTCCGCGGGCTGCTGCGAAATCCGATCTGGCTCCCGTCGCCTCGTCCATGTATAGATCGCGTCGCACCTCGACCATCAACGACGAGACGCGCGGGTCCTGCCGGTAGTGCCGAAGCGGGACATAGGTGCCCGCGAAAGGCACGTCCCGCGCCGTATCGAGGCCCCGCTCGGCGCACGCCGCTTCGGCGCGCTCGATCATCGGCGCCGGTGTGTGGAACGGGTCCGTCCCCAGGCATATAGAAGGACGGGGCTGCACCGGAGGGAGCTCGTATGGGAGCGGCTGCGACGGATACGAATGGACATCCACGATCGTGCAGCTCCCGAAGGTCTCGAGCATCCGGTCCACGACGCCCGTGAACGCC
Coding sequences:
- a CDS encoding glycerophosphodiester phosphodiesterase, which codes for MRSHRHLVVLALVTLVAAPAVPSAAQSPDNPWAGLPFLNIAHRGGASEGPEETLFTYAKALEAGTDMLEADLHATSDGEVIAMHDATVDRTTDGSGRVDSMTLAQIRTLDAGHDFRAPDGTFPYRGIATGAVPPPAGFTPDDFRVPTLRELLTRFPDVPFTLEIKSGAPETAPYHQTVADILRETGRARDVVVASFVDSHLEAFKLAAPDVSTATATGQTAAFWASIRGPLPGAPNPRYHALQVPLNFAGIEVVDRGGEFVRKAHANGFVVHVWTVNDRPTMEWLLDIGVDGIMTDRPTLLAQVVRERA
- a CDS encoding LuxR C-terminal-related transcriptional regulator; this encodes MSFLVVEPDPSAPPGRRATHSPDYPRVVAAAVSARGGRVTGCTDGSERRWVGAFTGAADAVAAALELHVTLRAIDAAAAMALDAGDVEVDVDGGYRGRALDRCLVLAHQTRAGHIVASASVAALTSDRFEYKDLGPHRLWEGQPERVFQLLHPDMDEADPLDRTGSRTPTNLPTQATSFVGRDDELRRIRGLLGSARLITLLGPGGSGKTRLAVRAATEAAPSHPDGVWFVDLSGVAPGEDPAQAVASTLGLRGVAGLQPMDRLVAHLEHLRCLIILDNCEQVVEASAEVAGGLAERCPGVTVMATSRAALDLPGGHVLRVPPLQVPAPGEPIERAEAVRLFCDRASSVRDGFRLSNANAAAVAEICRRLDGIPLAIELAAGRVNTLSPDQIAAGLDDRFKLLAAGAPASRQRTLEGSVEWSYSLLDDQEKGVLRRTSVFAGGFALREAERVCAAEGFPPSQVLDVIARLVDRSLIASEEAPDGYRYRLLETIREFAQARLMEAGDADACRREHAETYVELASRLLDLSGSDPDAAIAAARTEIPNLVAAYEWCIDERAPGDALRIACLLAFALSRSAAQRSIELVRRALAAAPDAPMLLRAVGHLALGHSIADTTDFAEALRVWDEGRALARSAGAPQLAAAIAAQSAHLRVLIDPLAAREAATQAVKEAEAAGAHMALESALIAWSTYESFFGSPVLAHQLNRRALEEEAGRGSAGEALAAECWRRLAFVDGVTEVPPMVRQRRETTDRIPASRASADLFEAWAAEILGEVAEARALWARAVRSCPDGYLMSLTLLRAGRFALGDGRLETGIELLLRAEEVAPKQRVPVTAALMTGVALAAMASGDAASARAQLERAIDYARRQRLRQELGEALLELGRLDLSEGDPLAAQRSLREAASVAATIGDNGVGVQALEALARAASAEDRPGDAVRLLGAANAARSALGYAPMPDRAAEIEACIALTRGALGDEAFERAWTHGSSTPLEDVLASEARGRGPRGRPASGWDSLTPAELAVVRQAAHGRSNKEIGAILHLSPRTVQNHLSRVFGKLGISSRAELAALAATRHLPGED
- a CDS encoding BglII/BstYI family type II restriction endonuclease, which translates into the protein MRIRTASHLYGETILRNDFPAEYAELTAALTGCELPLRPSGPFTERGRPQTPKRQRRRVRGVDGYALFPIDQAALNQRFDDVLREAGWSRQPFVVQQPAGSVLDKYLKGDFSKHRVFVEVEFGNAASLYRDLFKFQIAGRSGVGEVGVLVVATADLAKFFDSGVATFEQAVSLLPYMRIGIQLPIWVVGLDVDDWAPIRARYDEMQAEASAHGIRCHPFDFIHSIAPEELFAEYLWEPDPEA
- a CDS encoding nuclease-related domain-containing protein; amino-acid sequence: MPTFGTAGGFARSVVQTRARRLALVGFGIWLAAAIALHLLPLTSWWMSLPVFALAVWTDREDTMQLLMPWLKGARGEEAVGRLLSELEPEGYRILHDIDTGHGNLDHVVVGPTGVWAIETKAWTGRVYAGPGGTFMRSGTDERGTLKQALGEAFEVKKRIAHTGLTPWVNALVVLTATELERGPMKFGQVRVIESKDLLPTIRSNPERMSPDDVRLAARAVMLGAGVRGYRVTSWDDATPPQA
- a CDS encoding N-formylglutamate amidohydrolase, whose protein sequence is MREEAAFSVLEPPEGITVPMVAHVPHPSRHIPSDLASTLLLDRTELEAELLAMTDAYTDELAADVLDLGGVMFVNGVSRLVVDPERFPDPDRETMEAVGMGAVYTRTSGGRPLRTPADRDELLARFFEPYAAAFTGVVDRMLETFGSCTIVDVHSYPSQPLPYELPPVQPRPSICLGTDPFHTPAPMIERAEAACAERGLDTARDVPFAGTYVPLRHYRQDPRVSSLMVEVRRDLYMDEATGARSDFAAARGHVRAILEAIRG
- a CDS encoding A/G-specific adenine glycosylase, producing MSSRTFFVRTLLRWGRRNRRDFPWRSDTDPFRVLVAEILLQRSRAGTVAKVYEALFARWPTPETLAGADPDEIRTVIRPLGLVSRAVRLRDLAAVVAEGGVPRSPEDLQRLPGVGAYAARATAAVAFGRRTAVVDGVSARVYRRYFGAEAVLAPTADPALWRLVEEVTPNAAVREWNWAVLDHASAICTPKVPRCGLCPLEPRCAYAVSGGRRAE
- a CDS encoding DNA alkylation repair protein; this translates as MPPFKDQVSRASVRRLAGVLAGGDPGFGSRRFVQEVSRGLDELELKARIAHIAAALTRHLPADFEAAAALVLRTVPGSDLDMWEAWPVMDWVAHAGIDAPSTALEVIGAVTPRASGEFAVRPFIDRYPDLAFRTMERWTEDHDEEVRRLVSEGSRPRLPWAPRVPLLDAQPTWAVPLLDRLRDDPSPYVRRSVANHLNDLSKADPGAALEVARRWSVEGGTHAAAVLRHGLRTLVKAGDPHALALVGADAEAPVEVHDFTVVTPTVRLGDALEWRCVLTTRHDDPVTALVDYVVHFAGARGAPRRKVFKLKRVRLERGRTVEIVRRHPLVPVTTRRYYPGRHRVEVQVNGRVLAGGDFDLVLDQPVASDLAPGESILQENAPPDDTPPGESTSSWSS
- the dcm gene encoding DNA (cytosine-5-)-methyltransferase yields the protein MRSESGPGTVAELFAGVGGFRLGLERAGWETVWSNQWEPSTKRQHASDCYVSRFGPDGHVCDDIAVVLDRAEAGEAEIPDVDLLCGGFPCQDYSVSKPLPQALGLRGKKGVLWWEIHRFLALKRPRIVLLENVDRLLKSPASQRGRDFAVMLACLSDLGYVVEWRVVNAAEYGFPQRRRRVFVCARLASSVAGSGDRLILSDGVLARAFPVRPEEWVGGPALSIDGDVYELSETFGRGLRHTPFRSAGAVWDRKVWTMDVRPDHEGPFSVLGDVLDDDVPARFYIPRRELKAWRYLKGAKRERRTHASGYTYHYSEGAVPFPDPLDRPSRTILTGEGGRTPSRFKHVVQTPDGRLRRLTPVELERLNGFPDGWTGTGMPEGRRAFCMGNALVVGLVERIGRVLATEPDTGLR